In the genome of Rhodoplanes sp. Z2-YC6860, one region contains:
- a CDS encoding thiamine pyrophosphate-binding protein codes for MNVSVAKPPIATSVSKAPAQESVGDAIARALADMGVTTAFGVISIHNMPILDAIARQGRIRFVPARGEAGAMNMADAYARVSRSIGVCFTSTGTAAGNAAGSQVEALTAGSPVLHITTQVDREFVDRDRAAIHDVPRQPDMLKAISKSYLRIWEPAAAIETLLTAVRHALTAPTGPVTLEIPVDVQRTEIPSRTLSGVPAIPAVVPDGAQLDTLAQRVLKSRRPMLWLGGGARGAAAAAKALADRGFGIVTSTQGRAVVPESHGHSLGAFNMTPAAEAIYRQSDLMIVVGSRLRGNETKNNRMVLPPLVQIDAEPGQGARNYPVDMFINGDARLALEGLLSRLPARLDTDAAFLESFAAARRDGETALRAGLGPYGPLADELSRRVHDEARPWVRDVTISNSTFGNRYVRLAAPHLGVHALGGGIGQGIAMGIGAALAGVPAKTITLLGDGGSQLMIGELATAVESKANLVFVLMNDRGYGVIRNIQDAQYGGRHVYADILTPNFALVCQAVGLPHMLVRHIGDFSATLQRALDTPGPCLIEIDMVAIGPFSQSFAGPPAGAAGKPAS; via the coding sequence ATGAACGTTTCCGTAGCCAAACCGCCGATCGCGACCTCGGTCTCGAAAGCCCCAGCGCAAGAGTCCGTTGGCGACGCCATCGCGCGCGCGCTCGCCGATATGGGCGTGACCACCGCCTTCGGCGTCATCTCGATCCACAACATGCCGATCCTCGACGCGATTGCACGGCAGGGCCGCATCCGCTTCGTGCCGGCGCGCGGCGAGGCCGGCGCCATGAACATGGCCGACGCCTACGCCCGGGTGTCGCGCTCGATCGGCGTCTGCTTCACGAGCACCGGCACCGCGGCCGGCAACGCAGCCGGGTCCCAGGTCGAGGCGCTGACCGCAGGCTCGCCGGTGCTGCACATCACCACCCAGGTCGACCGCGAGTTCGTCGATCGCGACCGTGCCGCCATCCATGACGTGCCACGCCAGCCCGACATGCTGAAGGCGATCAGCAAGTCGTATCTGCGCATCTGGGAACCCGCGGCGGCGATCGAGACATTGCTGACCGCCGTGCGACACGCGCTCACCGCCCCGACCGGGCCGGTCACGCTGGAAATCCCGGTCGACGTGCAACGGACCGAAATCCCGTCACGCACCCTGTCCGGGGTGCCCGCCATCCCGGCGGTGGTGCCCGACGGCGCGCAGCTCGATACGCTGGCGCAGCGCGTGCTGAAGTCGCGGCGGCCGATGCTCTGGCTCGGCGGCGGCGCGCGGGGCGCGGCGGCAGCGGCGAAGGCGTTGGCCGATCGCGGCTTCGGCATCGTGACCAGCACACAGGGCCGCGCCGTGGTGCCGGAAAGTCACGGCCACAGCCTGGGCGCATTCAACATGACGCCAGCAGCTGAGGCCATCTACCGCCAATCCGATCTGATGATCGTGGTCGGCTCGCGGCTGCGCGGCAACGAGACCAAAAACAATCGCATGGTGTTGCCCCCGCTGGTGCAGATCGATGCCGAGCCGGGACAAGGCGCGCGCAACTACCCGGTCGATATGTTCATCAACGGCGATGCGCGGCTTGCTCTCGAAGGCTTGTTGAGCCGCCTGCCGGCGCGGCTCGACACCGATGCGGCCTTTCTCGAAAGCTTCGCCGCCGCGCGCCGCGACGGCGAAACCGCGCTTCGCGCCGGCCTTGGCCCCTACGGTCCGCTGGCCGACGAGCTCAGCCGCCGCGTCCATGACGAGGCACGCCCGTGGGTGCGCGACGTCACCATCTCCAACAGCACGTTCGGCAACCGTTACGTCCGCCTCGCGGCGCCGCATCTCGGCGTGCACGCGCTGGGCGGCGGCATCGGCCAGGGCATCGCCATGGGGATCGGCGCCGCGCTGGCCGGCGTTCCGGCCAAGACCATCACGCTGCTCGGTGACGGCGGCTCGCAATTGATGATCGGCGAGCTTGCAACAGCGGTCGAGTCGAAAGCCAATCTCGTCTTCGTCCTGATGAACGACCGCGGCTACGGTGTGATCCGGAACATCCAGGACGCACAGTACGGAGGCCGGCATGTCTATGCCGACATCCTGACGCCGAATTTCGCGCTGGTCTGCCAAGCGGTCGGTCTGCCTCACATGCTGGTGCGCCACATCGGCGATTTCAGCGCGACGCTGCAACGCGCGCTCGACACGCCAGGCCCATGCCTGATCGAAATCGACATGGTGGCGATCGGTCCGTTCAGCCAGAGTTTCGCCGGCCCGCCGGCCGGCGCCGCAGGAAAGCCAGCATCATGA
- a CDS encoding SDR family oxidoreductase: MNLGLNERVAVVTGGSSGIGLAAAKLLLADGAKVAICGRNADRLAAAKTELDAVRPGGTLASVCDVLDAAAVASFAREVGAWSGGRVDILVNNAGQGRMSTFASTTDAQWREELELKFFSQILPIRAFRSLLEASDAPAIVGVNSLLSIQPEAHMVCTSAARAGVQSLLKSLSIELAPRIRVNSVLLGLVDSGQWQRRFEARADKAQSREQWFAALAREKEIPMQRLGVPDEPARAIVFLGSPAASYITGASLEISGGVSRHI; this comes from the coding sequence ATGAATCTTGGACTGAACGAGCGTGTGGCAGTGGTGACCGGCGGCAGTTCCGGCATCGGGCTTGCCGCCGCAAAGCTGCTGCTCGCGGACGGCGCCAAGGTTGCGATCTGTGGTCGCAATGCGGACCGGCTGGCCGCTGCGAAGACCGAGCTCGATGCGGTCCGGCCGGGCGGCACGTTGGCCAGCGTCTGCGATGTGCTCGACGCCGCAGCGGTGGCGTCGTTCGCCCGCGAGGTCGGCGCATGGAGCGGCGGCCGCGTCGATATCCTGGTCAACAACGCCGGTCAGGGGCGCATGTCGACATTCGCATCGACCACCGACGCGCAATGGCGCGAGGAGCTGGAGCTGAAGTTCTTCAGCCAGATCCTGCCGATCCGGGCGTTCCGTTCCCTGCTGGAGGCCAGCGATGCGCCGGCCATCGTCGGCGTCAATTCGCTGCTCTCAATCCAGCCCGAGGCTCACATGGTGTGCACCTCGGCGGCGCGCGCCGGCGTGCAGAGCCTGCTGAAGTCGCTCTCCATCGAACTCGCGCCGCGCATTCGCGTCAATTCTGTGCTGCTCGGACTGGTGGATTCAGGCCAATGGCAGCGGCGTTTCGAGGCTCGCGCGGACAAGGCGCAGAGCCGCGAGCAATGGTTTGCGGCGCTGGCGCGCGAGAAAGAAATCCCGATGCAGCGCCTCGGCGTTCCCGACGAGCCTGCTCGCGCTATCGTTTTCCTCGGTTCGCCTGCGGCGAGCTACATCACCGGGGCCAGTCTTGAAATCTCGGGCGGCGTGTCCCGCCATATTTAA
- a CDS encoding IclR family transcriptional regulator, translated as MNDTMNDAPVEQADDTYASPPVQRAARLLRHIGEGDAVTNISRTARELGINRTTLLRLLHTLHTERFIEPRPEGTGWRIGVGLIGLAAQAFFSEDLVQTSVPVLTELAEKLGLSAHLGVLDGTEIVYLVRRVPNHAFASNIRVGSRLPAHAANMGRIILANLPPARVDRLYSGSTLKPVTAHTAVTLAKLHAQLEMDRARGLAWSDGNYEAGISSVAAAVFDVTGAPVAALNVSGHSDDFAGPARRAEIEAAVRSATAQISRRLGWLGSEPDSRGPAAAGHGA; from the coding sequence ATGAACGACACGATGAACGATGCACCGGTTGAGCAGGCCGACGACACTTACGCCTCGCCGCCGGTGCAGCGTGCGGCACGGTTGCTGCGGCATATCGGCGAAGGCGACGCGGTGACCAACATCTCGCGGACCGCACGTGAGCTCGGCATCAACCGCACCACGCTGCTTCGCTTGCTGCACACGCTGCACACCGAGCGCTTCATCGAGCCGCGCCCCGAAGGGACCGGCTGGCGGATCGGCGTCGGCCTGATCGGCCTCGCCGCGCAGGCGTTCTTCTCGGAGGATCTGGTGCAGACCTCGGTGCCTGTGCTGACGGAGCTCGCCGAGAAGCTCGGCCTGTCCGCCCATCTCGGCGTCCTCGACGGCACCGAGATCGTCTATCTGGTGCGGCGCGTGCCGAACCACGCCTTTGCGAGCAACATCCGCGTCGGCAGCCGGCTGCCCGCGCACGCGGCGAACATGGGCCGGATCATCCTGGCCAACCTGCCGCCGGCCCGCGTCGACCGGCTCTATTCCGGCTCGACCCTCAAGCCGGTGACCGCCCACACCGCCGTCACCCTTGCCAAGCTGCACGCCCAGCTCGAGATGGATCGCGCCCGTGGCCTGGCCTGGAGCGATGGCAACTATGAAGCCGGCATCAGTTCGGTTGCGGCGGCCGTGTTCGACGTGACGGGCGCACCGGTCGCTGCCCTCAACGTCAGCGGCCATTCCGATGACTTTGCCGGCCCCGCGCGTCGCGCCGAGATCGAAGCAGCGGTCCGCTCTGCGACGGCGCAGATTTCCCGGCGCCTCGGCTGGCTCGGCTCCGAGCCGGATTCGCGTGGTCCCGCTGCGGCCGGCCACGGCGCATGA
- a CDS encoding alpha/beta fold hydrolase, with protein sequence MTLLVQNPAIERGEAAGIEYLRQPGSSAHTLVLLHGIGSNAQSFEPLMSALGASRPLLAWNAPGYGGSRALATPAPAPRHYAEALKAMLDELAIASATVVGHSLGCLFAASFAAAYPERVRAVALLSPALGYRVAAGAPLPPTVQSRIDEIESLGPTAFAAKRAARLVGEPERHPRVVEAVRSAMSAVNPAGYAQAVRALGAGDLLADIARITAPALVAVGSKDVITPPDNARTACAAFPKAAAFHEVSGAGHAVPQEQPDAVARLLSELA encoded by the coding sequence ATGACTCTGCTCGTGCAGAACCCGGCGATCGAGCGCGGCGAAGCCGCCGGCATCGAATACCTGCGCCAGCCGGGATCGAGCGCCCACACCTTGGTGCTGCTCCACGGCATCGGCAGCAACGCCCAAAGCTTCGAGCCATTGATGTCCGCGCTCGGCGCCTCCCGGCCGCTGTTGGCTTGGAACGCGCCCGGCTATGGCGGCTCGCGCGCCCTGGCAACGCCCGCGCCGGCACCCCGGCACTATGCCGAGGCGCTGAAGGCGATGCTCGACGAGCTTGCGATCGCGTCGGCCACGGTGGTCGGTCATTCGTTGGGCTGCCTGTTCGCGGCAAGCTTCGCCGCCGCTTACCCGGAGCGGGTGCGTGCGGTTGCCCTGCTCTCGCCTGCGCTTGGCTATCGCGTTGCCGCCGGCGCGCCACTGCCGCCGACGGTGCAGTCGCGGATCGACGAGATCGAGTCGCTCGGCCCGACCGCATTCGCCGCCAAGCGGGCGGCGCGCCTGGTCGGCGAGCCCGAACGGCATCCGCGCGTGGTCGAAGCGGTCCGCAGCGCGATGTCCGCAGTGAACCCGGCCGGATATGCCCAGGCCGTTCGTGCACTCGGCGCCGGCGATCTCCTGGCCGACATCGCTCGCATCACCGCTCCCGCCCTGGTGGCGGTCGGCTCCAAAGATGTCATCACTCCGCCCGACAATGCGCGCACCGCATGTGCGGCGTTCCCGAAAGCTGCGGCCTTCCATGAAGTCTCCGGCGCCGGCCACGCCGTGCCACAGGAGCAGCCGGACGCCGTGGCACGCCTGCTGTCGGAGCTCGCATGA
- a CDS encoding ABC transporter permease → MTDQANQTVGATPAAARSGGGAGVFGGNAAVPMASLALAVVMLIAWQYLPPALGIPKFIIPRVSELWDEGVRMWQQENLLTHFISTASMSILGFVLGGLLGAIFGYALGLLPTWERVLSPYILALQIAPKVAFAPLFILWFGYNAWPKLIVTILVVFFPILVNVLQAMRIMDRDLVNLARAYNMSPAKIFWKVMVPFSMPNLMAGLRIGATLAVIGITVGELVGGEIGLGYLISFGQGQANTAMVFDAILLLTVIGIVMYWAVTSIETRVLHYVPRALEAPPQVQS, encoded by the coding sequence ATGACCGACCAAGCCAACCAGACCGTCGGCGCAACCCCGGCCGCCGCTCGCAGCGGAGGTGGCGCGGGTGTTTTTGGCGGCAACGCCGCCGTGCCGATGGCCAGCCTGGCGTTGGCGGTCGTGATGCTGATCGCCTGGCAGTATTTGCCGCCGGCGCTCGGCATTCCGAAATTCATCATCCCGCGCGTCAGCGAGCTTTGGGATGAGGGCGTGCGGATGTGGCAGCAGGAGAACCTGCTCACCCATTTCATCTCGACCGCATCGATGTCGATTCTCGGCTTCGTGCTCGGCGGCTTGCTGGGTGCCATATTCGGCTATGCGCTCGGTCTGCTGCCTACATGGGAACGGGTGCTGTCCCCCTACATCCTCGCCTTGCAGATCGCCCCCAAGGTCGCGTTCGCGCCACTGTTCATCCTGTGGTTCGGCTACAACGCGTGGCCGAAACTGATCGTGACCATCCTGGTCGTGTTCTTCCCGATCCTGGTCAACGTGCTGCAGGCGATGCGCATCATGGATCGCGACCTCGTCAACCTGGCGCGCGCCTACAACATGAGTCCCGCCAAGATCTTCTGGAAGGTCATGGTGCCGTTCTCGATGCCGAACCTCATGGCCGGCCTGCGGATCGGCGCAACGCTTGCGGTGATCGGCATCACCGTCGGCGAACTGGTCGGCGGCGAAATCGGTCTCGGCTATCTGATCAGCTTCGGCCAGGGCCAAGCCAACACCGCGATGGTGTTCGACGCCATCCTGCTGCTGACGGTGATCGGCATCGTCATGTACTGGGCCGTCACCAGCATCGAGACGCGTGTCCTGCACTACGTGCCACGCGCGCTTGAAGCGCCGCCACAGGTTCAATCATGA